In the genome of Candidatus Methylomirabilota bacterium, the window CAAGAACCTGGCTGGACTCCAGACACTCGAACGCACGCCCCTTGCACTCGCTCGGCCTGCCGTCAGGGGCACTTCGACACCTCCCAGAGCTTCACCTCGATGCGGTCGCCCACCTTCAGGTTCCGGAGCGTCTCCGGTGAGGCCTGAAACTCGTGAACGACGCCGTCGGACTCCCGCACGCTGAAGCGACTCTGGGCCGGCTCCATCCTGACGACCTGGCCCGCGGCATCCTCCGGCGTCCGCATCTTCCCCAGGCCATCACAGGCCGGCGTGCCCCGCCCCATCGCCACGCCCGTCCCCAGGACCAACGCGACCGTGACCATCGCGCCCGCCATCGCACCCACCCGCGCGACCGACGCTCTCGGCATGGTCACGATCCACGCCCTACGCGCGGAATCACGTGCGCCTCGATCTGCTTGTTCCGCATCCTGGACAGCAGATCCGCGAAGGACGACGTCCGGATGATCGAGTTGAACTGACTCCGGTAGTTCGACACGAGGCTCACGCCGTCGAGCACCACGTCGTACACCTCCCACCGATCCGGCCTCTCGATGAGCCGGTAGTCGATCGAGATCTCGAACCGCCGGTCGGTCGTGATCCGGGACCGCACTTGCGCGTACGCGCCGTCGATCGACTCGCCCAGGAAGGTGATCCGCTCCCCTGCGTAGTTCTCGATCGTCGAGAGAAAGGATCTCTCGAGCAGCTCGGTAAACAGCCCGACGAACTCCTCCTGCTCGCGCGGCGACTGGGCGCTCCAGTGCCGGGACAAGCTCAGCCGCGCCATCTCCTTGAAGTCGAACAGCCCGTCCGCCACCCGGCGAATCTCGGCTCGGCGCTGCCCGCTCTCGCGGGTGCCGGCCGGCCGCGTTTGAGCGGCCGCCAGCACCTGCGAGACGGATGCCTTCACGAGGTCCAGGGGTCGGACGCGACCCGCGGTCATGCTCGGCCCATCCTTCACGGCGTCGCCGGGAAGGGCCGGCTGCGGACCCAGCGAGACCGCGGCACCCAGGATCACCAGCAAGATGCTCCACCGCCCAAGCTGCCGGCCACGGGGATTTCCGGTCGGGTCTTCCAGTGGCTTCATCGCGCTCCCTCCGTTAGCTGGCCGGACGAACCATTACCTCGACACGGCCGTCGCGCTGGCTGCACATCTCGCTGGCGTCAATGCACTTGGCCCGCTCCGCGCCGAACCCGCCCGTCTCGATCCGATCAGGCGAGACCCCGGCCCGGACCAGTGCCTCGCGAACATTGGCGACCCGCTGCTGGCTCAGGGCGGCGTTGTACTGATTCGTTCCGCGCAGAAGATCCGTCGAGCCGTCGATGCCGACCCGGACGGATGGATTCTGGCTCGTGTAGGCCGCGATGTCGGCGATCTTGCTCATCTCGGTCGACCGGATCTCCGGCCGGTTGTAGTCGAACATGATGTCCTTCAACGAGGTCCAGCGCATACCGGCCGGCGCCGAATTCGTCGCACTCGCCATGCCCGGCTGGCCCTGCGCGCCGGTCACTCCGACCTGGCCCTGTGCACCCGTCATACCGGGCTGGCCCTGTGCACCGGTCAGGCCGGCCTGGCCTTGAGAACCCGTCATGCCGGTATAACCCTGGGACCCGGTCGCGCCGGTGGAGCCCTGAGGACCTGCGATGCCGGCGGGGCCGGTGCAACCGACGGTAAACAGCGCGAGAGCTGCATACGTCAATCCGTTTCTCATGATCATTTCCTCCATCTCGTGGTGAACTGCAGAACCAGGCCCATCACACGAATACGCGCTCTTCTCTGCGGAATCTGCCCCGTATCGAACACTCCGCGCCGTCTACCGCGGTTCCTCCGAACTGCTCAGATTGTTCACGACCTTCGTCACTCCCTCGCCCCTCCAGGCGCGGAGGGGATGCCCAACGACTTCAGGACCTGACCGCGAGGATCTCGACCCGTCGATTCAGCTCCAGACAGGTGTCCGTGCTCTGGCTACACACCGGCGCCTGCTTCCCGTGGGTGCCCACCGTGATACGACTGGGCGAGACCCCGAGCCTGATGAGCTCGGCCCTGACCGCGGCGACACGCTTCGTGGCCAGCGCCTGGCTGCGGTCGTCCGCTTCGCTCGGATGGCCATCGAGACTCACCTGAGCTTGCGGGTTGTTCTGCATCCATACGGCGAAGTTCGCGAGCTTGTCCTTGCACTTCTGCTGGAGATCCGAGCTGCCGCGCTTGAAGCTCACGTTCTCCATCGAGGCCCATCCGCTCACGCCGGCGACCCCCGCCGGACCCACCGGACCCACCGGACCGGCCGGCCCGGCCGCGCCCGGAGCTCCTTCCGGTCCCGCTAGTCCGGCCTCCCCAGGAGCCCCGGCGAGCCCGACCGGCCCCGCCGGTCCAACAACGTAGGGAGCGCTCGAGCGACACGTACCCCTTGCGTACGGCTGGTCCTTCGCGACCCACGATCCATCCGGATCGATGTATCCACTCTGGTAGGCGCACCCCGACAACGCGGCCACCGCCACCAAGCTTGTGAGAACTCTCATGGCGTCCCCTTACTGACCCGGCCGCACGAGTACTTCGACCCGCCGGTCCCGCTGCCAGCACGCCTCGGTGGCCTCGGAGCACTTCAGCCGCGTCTCGCCGAATGCGCCGGTCTGGATCCTGGCCGATGGCACGCCCGCGCTCACCAGCGCGGCCTTGATCGCGTCCACGCGCCGCTGGCTGAGCGGTTGGTTGTACTGGGTGGTGCCGCGTGGGTCCGCGTAGCCGTCGATGCCGATCTCGACGTTGGGGTTGTCCTTCATGTACTGGCCGAGCTTGTCGACCTTGCTGGTCTCCGAGGTCCGGATCACGCTCTGGTCGAAATCGAAGAGAAAGTCAGCGAACGTCACCCAGGGCCGTGGTGCCCCTTCCGGGCCGCTCACGCCCTGCGTACCGGCCGGGCCACCTGGGCCCTGCTGGCCCGCTACTCCCGCCGGTCCCTGCGGCCCCTGGGGGCCCTGCGGTCCGGTCATCCCGATCGGCCCAACCGGGCCGTAGTTGTGCGGGTCTTCAAATGGGCCTGTCGCGCAGCCGGCTCCGAAGAGCACCGTCAGCGCGAGCATCGCGCCCACAATCACTCCTGTCCTTGCGAATCCTCGCTTCATCGTTCGTCCTCCCCTGAATGGTGAAGAGCAGCCTTCGTGGGCCAGACTCTACGCAGGGGGCGTGCGCTTACCCAGTGGCTCTTGGGTCTACACCTTTAGGCGGGGGTCCGAGTGCGGCCCGGCTCGGCCAAGGTCCAATAGGCAGACCCGCCGACATTGACTAGGCTCGAGGCGTGATGGAACGGCCAATGGCATTGTCGGTCGCCCCAACGCGATCGACGCCCGAAGACCGGCACCCGACACGCAGCACGTTCGACCGCTACAACCTTGTCAGCGAGGAGGATCTGCGCCGAGTCTCTCCAGCAGACCGCGCTGTACGTTGATACGGTGTCGACGAGAAGGGTTTCCGGCGCACATAGACGAGGCCCTGACCCCAGGGCTACTGTCGCCCTAGCCCACGACCGGGCCCGAATGAATTCTCTGGAGGGTCCGCATGAAGTGGCCCGAGGTCAGCACGAGAACCCGCGGAGACAGAAGTTCTGCGGGAGCATGCAGGGCCGGTCTGC includes:
- a CDS encoding ABC transporter substrate-binding protein; translation: MTAGRVRPLDLVKASVSQVLAAAQTRPAGTRESGQRRAEIRRVADGLFDFKEMARLSLSRHWSAQSPREQEEFVGLFTELLERSFLSTIENYAGERITFLGESIDGAYAQVRSRITTDRRFEISIDYRLIERPDRWEVYDVVLDGVSLVSNYRSQFNSIIRTSSFADLLSRMRNKQIEAHVIPRVGRGS
- a CDS encoding OmpA family protein, giving the protein MIMRNGLTYAALALFTVGCTGPAGIAGPQGSTGATGSQGYTGMTGSQGQAGLTGAQGQPGMTGAQGQVGVTGAQGQPGMASATNSAPAGMRWTSLKDIMFDYNRPEIRSTEMSKIADIAAYTSQNPSVRVGIDGSTDLLRGTNQYNAALSQQRVANVREALVRAGVSPDRIETGGFGAERAKCIDASEMCSQRDGRVEVMVRPAS
- a CDS encoding OmpA family protein; this encodes MENVSFKRGSSDLQQKCKDKLANFAVWMQNNPQAQVSLDGHPSEADDRSQALATKRVAAVRAELIRLGVSPSRITVGTHGKQAPVCSQSTDTCLELNRRVEILAVRS
- a CDS encoding OmpA family protein, which translates into the protein MTFADFLFDFDQSVIRTSETSKVDKLGQYMKDNPNVEIGIDGYADPRGTTQYNQPLSQRRVDAIKAALVSAGVPSARIQTGAFGETRLKCSEATEACWQRDRRVEVLVRPGQ